In a genomic window of Rhinoderma darwinii isolate aRhiDar2 chromosome 10, aRhiDar2.hap1, whole genome shotgun sequence:
- the RNF26 gene encoding E3 ubiquitin-protein ligase RNF26, producing MQGILLVISGLGWVLDLLLLVLDLNYWLVSCVVSFLFWTIHFILHLPGTITLGLLSCWENTLISMALLGETCGNLALTSIHAVGDAVRGVLSGLYSLQLVWNLMCHLLLRSKEMMQRGILNIALSGQNFHRQVWEALAIASRLVAYIVNSLVNVCLIGVQNVFSAALGLWLTIVNVIFMGKDLIAALLSQISSNAVAVVILFWTPFQLAVDLLVSCSTGIGVILFRYLYEVLLLLSLIWVSRMILRPSPALRSFEERISRIGHTVQILIRNLLNTEVWRRAAAWCLQLVRLYRAAWDRDRNLVRTRAQATPVRVARAQIPAGTARVRNPPLARVPHAPAHNTVPDRQQVPQRPPPVPPSHASTSQETAAEDPWRLLKQQEESKKCVICQDENKSVLLLPCRHLCLCSQCTEILLQQPILQRNCPLCRKMILQTLTVYM from the coding sequence ATGCAGGGCATTCTGCTGGTCATCAGTGGACTGGGCTGGGTCCTGGATCTGCTGCTACTTGTCCTGGACTTGAATTATTGGCTCGTTTCTTGCGTTGTGTCCTTTCTATTTTGGACCATTCATTTCATCCTCCACCTGCCAGGAACCATAACCCTTGGCCTATTAAGCTGCTGGGAAAATACCCTCATTTCCATGGCCCTGCTGGGTGAAACGTGTGGTAACCTGGCACTGACCTCCATACACGCAGTGGGTGACGCCGTACGAGGAGTTTTGTCAGGATTGTACAGTTTGCAACTCGTATGGAACCTCATGTGTCACCTGTTGCTACGGAGCAAGGAGATGATGCAACGCGGCATTCTTAACATCGCGCTGTCTGGACAGAATTTTCACCGCCAAGTCTGGGAGGCCCTGGCTATAGCGAGCCGCTTGGTGGCCTACATCGTGAACAGTTTGGTGAATGTGTGTCTTATCGGCGTGCAGAATGTTTTCTCTGCAGCCCTGGGCCTGTGGCTCACTATAGTCAATGTGATCTTCATGGGAAAAGATTTGATTGCAGCATTGCTGTCCCAAATTTCCAGTAACGCAGTGGCTGTGGTCATTCTTTTCTGGACACCGTTCCAGTTAGCTGTGGACTTACTGGTGTCCTGCAGCACAGGGATCGGAGTAATCCTCTTTAGATACCTTTATGAAGTTCTCCTACTGCTGTCCTTAATTTGGGTCTCCCGCATGATTCTCAGGCCCTCACCTGCATTACGTTCATTCGAAGAAAGAATAAGCAGGATCGGCCACACTGTCCAAATACTAATACGTAATTTACTAAATACAGAGGTATGGAGGAGGGCCGCTGCATGGTGCCTCCAGCTTGTCAGATTGTACAGAGCCGCCTGGGACAGAGACAGGAACCTGGTGAGGACTAGAGCACAGGCTACACCGGTAAGGGTGGCAAGGGCACAAATTCCTGCAGGAACTGCTCGGGTGCGCAATCCACCACTTGCACGGGTTCCACACGCCCCAGCTCATAATACTGTGCCAGACCGGCAGCAGGTTCCGCAGAGACCACCACCTGTGCCACCATCCCATGCATCAACCTCTCAAGAAACTGCTGCAGAAGACCCGTGGAGGCTGTTAAAACAGCAGGAAGAGAGTAAGAAATGTGTCATCTGCCAGGATGAAAATAAATCTGTCCTCCTGCTGCCGTGCCGCCACCTTTGTCTGTGCTCACAATGCACCGAGATCCTCCTGCAGCAACCGATACTTCAGCGTAACTGTCCACTTTGCCGGAAAATGATACTGCAAACACTCACTGTGTACATGTAA